CGGGCTCAACGTGCACGCGGGCCGGGTGACGAACGAGGCCGTCGCGGCTGCGCACGGACTGGTGGCGGCGGCGCGCTGACGAGCTGCGCGCTGCTGCCGCCGCCGTTCTGCCGCGCTGCGCGCGTCCGGTGCGGAGGCGCGGGGCGCGCCTCGGGGTGGGCCAGGCACGCCGGGACCCGGGGACAGGTGCGCGGAAGCGACAGATCGCCGCCGGTGGTCGGCACCGATCTGTCGCTTCCGCGTCCGACTCCGGCAGCGCAGGCGGCCACGGAGGCGCGGGGCGCGCCCCCGCTACGCGGTACGCAGGGTGGCCGGCCGCGCCACCCAGCCGGCGCGGGCGCGGGTGACGAGGGTCACGACGACGACGGCCGCGGTGGCGACGAGCGCTGCGACGGCGGTCGGCACCGAGACGAGGGGGCCGTCGAGGCGTGCGACCGCGACCCACGCGAGCCCCCACCCGAGCGACAGCGTCGGCGCGATCCGTCCGCGACCGGTGACCGCGACGAGCACGCCCACCAGGCCGGCGACCGCGGCGACGACGACACCCCAGGCGTCCTGTCCGATCCCGAAGCCCCGGAAGCCGGCCGCCGTCAGGACCGCGGCGGTGTTCGCCGCCGTCGCGACGCAGACCCAGCCGAGGTAGAGCCCGAACGTCCCGTCGGTGACGATCGCCTCGACCCGGCCGGACGGCTCGGTGCGCCGGAGCACGACGAACGCCCACGCGAGCACCCCGAGCAGGGCGACGATGATCGGCTCGCTGGCCCAGAGCAGACCGAACTGCACGGAGAGGATCCACGCCGCGTTGAGCAGCAGGGACAGTGTCGCGGGCACGGCGAGCCGGTCGTGGCGGGCCTGGTCGTCGCGGCGCGGCAGGAACTGCCAGACGGCGAAGGCGATGAGCCCGACGTAGATGACGCTCCAGATGCCGAACGCCGGTCCGCCCGGAGCGATCG
The sequence above is drawn from the Curtobacterium sp. L6-1 genome and encodes:
- a CDS encoding tryptophan-rich sensory protein — protein: MRKIVIAVSAVVAVVGSTIGSGAAGGTPIAEAAGGALSASSTAIAPGGPAFGIWSVIYVGLIAFAVWQFLPRRDDQARHDRLAVPATLSLLLNAAWILSVQFGLLWASEPIIVALLGVLAWAFVVLRRTEPSGRVEAIVTDGTFGLYLGWVCVATAANTAAVLTAAGFRGFGIGQDAWGVVVAAVAGLVGVLVAVTGRGRIAPTLSLGWGLAWVAVARLDGPLVSVPTAVAALVATAAVVVVTLVTRARAGWVARPATLRTA